A portion of the Nitratidesulfovibrio termitidis HI1 genome contains these proteins:
- a CDS encoding EF-hand domain-containing protein — protein sequence MKESRIPLITALFCGLLLHAEFTAMAADGATAPDDAAPAASDIVTASGNVVPAAEGGASVTPTPATTRKEHVRRFELADRDHDGSLTREEAAHPETGLPVVAREFTAIDTNGDGRLSKAELLRFVRERRQANQNRRAEPAS from the coding sequence ATGAAAGAGTCCCGCATTCCCCTGATAACCGCCCTGTTCTGCGGCCTGCTGCTGCATGCGGAATTCACGGCCATGGCTGCGGATGGAGCCACCGCCCCCGACGACGCGGCTCCGGCGGCGTCCGATATCGTCACCGCCTCGGGCAATGTGGTTCCGGCGGCGGAGGGCGGGGCTTCGGTCACGCCTACGCCCGCCACCACGCGGAAGGAGCATGTCCGCCGCTTCGAACTGGCCGACCGCGACCATGACGGCAGCCTGACCCGCGAGGAGGCCGCCCACCCTGAAACCGGGTTGCCCGTGGTGGCCCGCGAGTTCACCGCCATCGACACCAACGGCGACGGCAGGCTGAGCAAGGCCGAACTGCTGCGCTTTGTCCGCGAACGGCGTCAGGCCAATCAGAATCGGCGGGCCGAACCGGCGTCGTGA
- a CDS encoding efflux transporter outer membrane subunit, whose protein sequence is MTAPLCPMRKDAGAPPAQLFRRPWFRRVPGRSCALPCLLLGAVLAAGCAAAPVAPRPGMPAAWSAEASGLSLPSPGKEQEGGHDAAPSGSATDPGPHAAHSGVTLARWWSSFGDPVLDDLLARAATANFDVRIAAEKVREARAAAREAGANLGPTVTGSASGTRSRSGTGEAQSTGSRDGNVYATGLDMAWEIDLFGRLRATREARVADAQAAEEDRRDTLVALLAEVATQYVTLRQAQNELDLTRDIAASRAETLALVTARRDAGLAGDIDVAQAAALWHSSLADAADYENNAWAALARLERLTGAPPGELRPVLERTASIPAPAREVPVGLPADLLLRRPDIRAAERTLASSSADLAATTAERWPTLSLSASLGSQASTMNRLLSSGSGVWSVAPALGLTLFDSGATTARIEQADARREQASLTYLSTARTAVEEAEAALYAVDRQQRRLPDLAAVLEADRTALVLAWDRYRAGLTDFLDVADAERELSTAALAHVRARAVLATRAITLYRALGGGWAVPTDTEQAGAAPRPASPAAGAGASPVASPKMSPKMSPKTSPDTSPGTSGVAAS, encoded by the coding sequence ATGACCGCGCCGCTGTGCCCCATGCGCAAGGACGCGGGCGCCCCACCGGCGCAATTGTTCCGACGTCCGTGGTTCCGCCGCGTGCCGGGCCGTTCATGCGCCTTGCCGTGCCTCCTGCTGGGCGCGGTGCTGGCCGCGGGCTGCGCCGCCGCGCCCGTCGCCCCCCGGCCCGGCATGCCTGCCGCGTGGAGCGCGGAGGCGTCCGGTCTGTCGCTCCCCAGTCCCGGCAAGGAACAGGAAGGCGGGCATGATGCCGCACCGTCCGGTTCCGCCACGGACCCGGGTCCACACGCCGCGCACTCCGGCGTGACGCTGGCCCGCTGGTGGAGCAGCTTTGGCGATCCGGTGCTGGATGACCTGCTGGCCCGCGCCGCCACCGCCAACTTCGACGTGCGCATCGCCGCCGAAAAGGTGCGCGAGGCCCGCGCCGCCGCGCGCGAAGCCGGGGCCAACCTTGGCCCCACGGTCACCGGCTCCGCCTCCGGCACCCGCAGCCGCTCCGGCACGGGCGAGGCGCAGTCCACCGGCTCGCGCGATGGCAACGTGTACGCCACGGGCCTGGACATGGCCTGGGAAATCGACCTGTTCGGGCGACTGCGCGCCACCCGCGAGGCCCGCGTGGCCGACGCCCAGGCGGCGGAAGAGGACCGGCGCGACACCCTGGTCGCCCTGCTGGCGGAAGTGGCCACCCAGTACGTGACCCTGCGCCAGGCCCAGAACGAACTGGACCTGACCCGCGACATCGCGGCCAGCCGGGCCGAAACCCTGGCCCTGGTCACCGCCCGGCGCGACGCGGGCCTTGCCGGGGACATCGACGTGGCCCAGGCCGCCGCGCTGTGGCATTCCTCGCTGGCCGATGCCGCCGACTACGAAAACAACGCCTGGGCGGCCCTGGCCCGTCTGGAGCGTCTGACGGGCGCGCCCCCCGGAGAACTGCGCCCGGTGCTGGAACGCACCGCGTCCATTCCCGCGCCCGCGCGGGAGGTGCCCGTGGGCCTGCCCGCCGACCTGCTGCTGCGCCGCCCGGACATCCGCGCGGCGGAGCGCACCCTGGCGTCGTCGTCGGCGGACCTTGCCGCCACCACGGCGGAACGCTGGCCAACGCTCAGCCTGTCGGCATCGCTGGGTTCGCAGGCCTCCACGATGAACAGGCTGTTGTCTTCGGGCAGCGGGGTGTGGTCCGTGGCCCCGGCGTTGGGGCTGACCCTGTTCGATTCCGGGGCCACCACTGCGCGCATCGAACAGGCCGATGCCCGGCGCGAACAGGCCTCCCTGACCTATCTTTCCACCGCCCGCACGGCGGTGGAGGAAGCGGAGGCCGCCCTGTACGCCGTGGACCGCCAGCAACGCAGGTTGCCGGATCTGGCCGCCGTGCTGGAGGCGGACCGCACCGCCCTTGTCCTGGCCTGGGACCGTTACCGGGCCGGGCTGACCGACTTTCTGGATGTGGCCGATGCCGAGCGCGAACTGTCCACCGCAGCCCTGGCCCACGTCCGGGCGCGGGCAGTGCTGGCCACCCGCGCCATCACCCTGTACCGGGCGCTGGGCGGTGGCTGGGCCGTGCCGACGGACACGGAACAGGCAGGCGCTGCGCCCCGGCCCGCATCGCCTGCCGCCGGTGCGGGCGCGTCCCCGGTGGCGTCCCCCAAAATGTCCCCAAAGATGTCCCCAAAGACGTCCCCTGACACGTCCCCTGGCACGTCTGGGGTCGCCGCATCATAA